A portion of the Clostridium gelidum genome contains these proteins:
- a CDS encoding recombinase family protein encodes MIYKYERVSTKKQSVGRQEMILDKLRIAFDKAYTDKISGKGIDRPALNKLKLEVNEGDIIYCESISRLGRNVDDLRATCDYFKNKDVTVYFVKEGINTDGDGYKFILTILGAVAEMERENTVERVQQGVARCIETGTTKTGRWFGREEKIVEDLPKDFKKYYVKMINKELSKVEMAKLLGVGRATLYRWIKLYEKK; translated from the coding sequence ATGATTTATAAATATGAAAGAGTTAGTACTAAGAAACAGAGTGTAGGCAGGCAAGAAATGATTCTTGATAAGCTAAGAATTGCTTTTGATAAAGCTTATACGGACAAAATAAGTGGAAAGGGTATTGATAGGCCTGCATTAAATAAATTGAAATTAGAAGTTAATGAGGGGGATATAATCTATTGTGAAAGTATAAGTAGATTAGGAAGAAATGTTGATGATCTTAGGGCCACATGTGATTATTTTAAAAATAAAGATGTAACAGTTTATTTTGTTAAAGAGGGGATAAACACGGATGGTGATGGTTATAAGTTTATACTAACTATTTTAGGTGCAGTTGCAGAGATGGAGAGAGAAAATACAGTTGAAAGAGTGCAGCAGGGTGTCGCAAGGTGCATTGAAACTGGAACAACTAAAACTGGTAGATGGTTTGGAAGAGAAGAAAAAATAGTTGAGGATCTGCCTAAAGATTTTAAGAAATATTATGTTAAGATGATTAATAAAGAATTGAGCAAGGTTGAAATGGCTAAGTTGTTAGGCGTGGGAAGAGCGACTTTATATAGATGGATAAAATTATATGAGAAGAAATAA